The sequence ctatgtccccggggtcctctcttatatctcagggcagtgtccccccagtctatgtccccggggtcctctcttatatctcagggcagtgtctatgtccccggggtcctctcttatatctcagggcagtgtctatgtccccggggtcctctcttatatctcagggcagtgtccatgtccccggggtcctctcttatatctcagggcagtgtccccccagtctatgtccccggggtcctcccttatatctcagggcagtgtcccagtctatgtccccggggtcctctcttatatctcagggcagtgtcccccagtctatgtccccggggtcctctcttatatctctatttgtcttataagaagattttctggctcttccactatacttggaggtttataactcactcctataagaattttattattcttcgtccctccccttatttctaccacattatcatcacttatatcctcccgcacaataggcttaaggcaggatataacatataggcagacccctccccctttcttatttttacggtcatttctgaatagactataaccctggatattaaccgcCCAGTCacaactctcatccagccatgtctcgcttatccccgctatatatcatatttctcttcaaccattatgagttctaattcctcagctttattagtgaggcttcgaggcatttgtatacatacatttaatatatttgtccatattccctttccttttatcactagtgactgttctaacccctcccgccgctcccccccagttccataatctaggcccagctctccatctactctgtcttcacttattatattgtagttgccctcccccccccccccccggtctcctccaacctcttagccatcttctcccccagcacggctgcaccctccccattgagatgcagcccgtccctaccgtagagcctgtaaccgaccgagaagtcggcccagttctccatgaacccaaacccctctatcctacaccagctcttgagccacttatttacctccctaatctcctgctgtctctcaggtgtggctcgtggtacaggtaatatttcggaggatatcaccttggaggtcctagttttaagcttcctgcctaagttcctgaaatcgtttttaaggacccgccacctacctctaactttatcattggtgccaatgtgcaccatgactgctgggtcatcgccagcccctcccagtaatctgtcagcccgatccgcgatgtgacgaactcgagcgccaggaaggcaacacactgttcgacgatcccggtctttgtgacagattgccctgtctgtccccctaataattgagccccccactaccagtacctgcctggcctgccctgaactcctgtttcccaccttactggagcagacacccccctggctgtcagtgtcctgctgcagcaatgcccccctgaaccagcatccccctcatccgccaatttggtaaacttgttggggtgtgccagatcaggactgggctccctcacactcttccctctaccccggtttataactgtgacccaactagctgcctcttcctcctgtacctccatgctatcactctctcccccatctaccccttggagtgcttgctcagtgagaagcagacccctttccagtttgctgaTGTATCACAAACGTCGCAGCCGCTCATTTacatccaggatctgggcttccaaaccagcaacatgcacacatctcccacaatggtatataccctcacccccccatacatctcccacaatggtatataccctccccccatacatctcccacaatggtatataccctcacccccccatacatctcccacaatggtatgcaccctcctcccccccatacatctcccataatggtatataccctccccccccccatacatctcccacaatggtatataccctcccccccccccatacatctcccacaatggtatataccctcacccccccatacatctcccacaatggtatgcacccccacccccccatacatctcccacaatggtatataccctcacccccccatacatctcccacaatggtatataccctcaccccccatacatctcccacaatggtatataccctctatctgttgatcaaggattgcatacatcgcacaagatgtacattgggccgcattgtcaaacatggcgctcatttctatggggatattatgtataactaaacaaaacaaaaacaacaagcaacaaaagcaaacaatgtgttcaaaagcaaataaacaatttgttttcctctaaaacccccgaatctaaagtcccgtAATATTAAAGTCCCGTAATATTAAAGTCCCGTAATATTAAAGTCCCGGAATATTAAAGTCCCGGAATATTAAAGTCCCGTAATATTAAAGTCCCGTAATATTAAAGTCCCGGAATATTAAAGTCCCGTAATATTAAAGTCCCGTAATATTAAAGTCCCGGAATATTAAAGTCCCGGAATATTAAAGTCCCGGAATATTAAAGTCCCGTAATATTAAAGTCCCGGAATATTAAAGTCCcgtaatattaaagtcccacacttgagacacaaacacacttcagatcaaaaactcgctcacaaatacaatataaaagaacttagcttgcagagatagCTGTTTCTGGCTCCTTCTGGGGCTCATATTTCTGGGGCTCATATTCCTGGGGCTCATATTTCTGGGGCTCATATTCCGGGGACTCATTTTTTTAGGGTTCATATTTCTGGGGCTCATATTTCTGGGGCTCATATTTCTGGGGCTCATATTCCTGGGGCTCATATTTCTGGGGCTCATATTCCTGGGGCTCATATTCCTTGGGTTCATATTTCTGGGGCTCCTAATTCTGGGGCTCATGTTCCTGGGGTTCATATTCCTGGGGCTCATTTTCCTTGGGCTTATATTTCTGGGGTTCATATTCCTGGTGCTCATAGTTTTGGGGCTCATATTCCTGAGGCCCATATTTCTAGGGCTCATGTTCCTGGGGCTCAAATTTCTGGTGCTCATATTCCTGGGGTTATTATGTCTGGGGCTCATATTTCTGGGGCTCATATTCCTGGGGCTCATATTCCTGGGGCTCATATTTCTGGGGCTCATATTCCTGGGGCTCATATTTCTGGGGCTCAAATTCCTGGGGCTCAAATTCCTGGGGCTCATATTCCTGGGGCTCATATTTATAGGGTTCATATTTCTACTGCTTATATTCCTGGGGCTCAAATTCCAGGGGCTCATATTCCTGGGGCTCATTCCAGGGGCTCATATTCCTGGGGTTCATATTCCTGGGGCTCATATTCCTGGGGCTCATATTCCTGGGGCTCATATTCCTGGGGCTCATATTTATAGGGTTCATATTCCTGGGACTCATATTTATAGGGTTCATATTTCTGGTGCTTATATTCCTGGGGCTGAAATTCTGGGGGCGCATATTTATAGGGTTCAAATTCCTAGGGTTCATATTTCTGGGGCTCATGTTCCTGGGGCTCATATTTTTGGGGCTCATATTCCTGGGGCTCATATTTCTGGGGCTCATATTCCTGGGGCTCATATTCCTGACGATCATATTCCTGGGGCTCATATTTCTGGGGCTCATATTTCTGGGGCTCATATTCCTGGGGCTCATATTCCTGGGGCTCATATTTCTGGGGCTCATATTTTTGGGGTTCATATTTCTGGGGTTCATATTTCTGGGGCTCATATTTCTGGGGCTCATATTTCTGGGGCTCATATTCCTGGGGCTCATATTCCTGGGGCTCATATTTATAGAGTTCATATTTCTGGGACTCATATTTATAGGGTTCATATTTCTGGTGCTTATATTCCTGGGGCTGAAATTCTGGGGGCGCATATTTATAGGGTTCAAATTCCTAGGGTTCATATTTCTGGGGCTCATGTTCCTGGGGCTCATATTTTTGGGGCTCATATTCCTGGGGCTCATATTTCTGGGGCTCATATTTCTGGGGCTCATATTCCTGGGGCTCATATTCCTGGGGCTCATATTTCTGGGGCTCATATTTCTGGGGCTCATATTCCTGGGGCTCATATTTCTGGGGCTCATATTTTTGGGGTTCATATTTCTGGGGTTCATATTTCTGGGGCTCATATTCCTGGGGCTCATATTTCTGGGGCTCATATTCCTGGGGCTCATATTTATGGGGCTCATATTTCTGGGGCTCATATTCCTGGGGCTCATATTCCTGGGGCTCATATTTCTGGGGCTCATATTCCTGGGGCTCATATTTCTGGGGCTCATATTTCTGATGTTAATATTTCTGGGGCTCATATTTCTGGGGCTCATATTTCTGGGGCTCATATTCCTGGGGCTCATATTTCTGGGGCTCATATTCCTGGGGCTCATATTCCTGGGGCTCATATTCCTGGGGCTCATATTTCTGGGGCTCATATTTCTGGGGCTCATATTCCTGGGGCTCATATTCCTGATGTTAATATTTCTGGGGCTCATATTCTTGTATTTATACGGTCATATTTCTGGGGCTCATATTCCTGGGGCTCATATTTCTGGGGCTCATATTTCTGGGGCT is a genomic window of Dendropsophus ebraccatus isolate aDenEbr1 chromosome 12, aDenEbr1.pat, whole genome shotgun sequence containing:
- the LOC138768858 gene encoding uncharacterized protein in mobD 3'region-like, yielding MSPRNINIRNMSPRNMSPRNMSPRNMSPRNMSPRNMSPRNMSPRNMSPRNMSPRNMSPRNMSPRNINIRNMSPRNMSPRNMSPRNMSPRNMSPRNMSPRNMSPINMSPRNMSPRNMSPRNMSPRNMNPRNMNPKNMSPRNMSPRNMSPRNMSPRNMSPRNMSPRNMSPRNMSPRNMSPRNMSPKNMSPRNMSPRNMNPRNLNPINMRPQNFSPRNISTRNMNPINMSPRNMNSINMSPRNMSPRNMSPRNMSPRNMSPRNMNPRNMNPKNMSPRNMSPRNMSPRNMSPRNMSPRNMSPRNMIVRNMSPRNMSPRNMSPRNMSPKNMSPRNMSPRNMNPRNLNPINMRPQNFSPRNISTRNMNPINMSPRNMNPINMSPRNMSPRNMSPRNMSPRNMNPRNMSPWNEPQEYEPLEFEPQEYKQ